CAAGACCATACTGAAAATAGTGAGCTCTCGATGTCCTTGTAACTTCAAGTTTACGTTCTAGTGCAGATCTTCTTGAGCCGACACACGTTCCTCGCcattatagtttttttttgttgctccCGCATCCCTCCCTGcacacagggtagccaaccagaattTTCTTGGCTATTCTGTGTGCCcacctttcttctttctctctctctctcatatctCACTCACTCTAATACAACAGGGCCTGATATCTGGGTATCGAAGAAAGCCTTTCATAACCCTTTATGGACATAATCTGCATCATCGTCCCCGTCTAGCTTGACCTTCACCATTCGtctcatgtctttttttttctttaattatttctTTGATTTATAACTCGTCAGGTGCCCCGCGTAGCATATCGTGGGAAGGCTCAAAGTAAACCTTGCAGTTTGCGCAGAAACTGCAACGATGACTCCGGGAATTTATTGTCTCTCGCAAAACGTGCTCAAGTACATCGGGCTTCTGTCTCGGGTAGCGTAATGTCTTCCGTCTCGTGGCACCCATGCCGAGGTACACCAAAAGCACGTGTCCCGTATCTAGCACATCCCCAGGAGCAGAGTGCGTGGGACATTTTTATTGTGAAAGTTTAGTGTCTGTCTCCTTGATTTGATCCCTCAATGCTGAAGTCGATACCAATGTCCGGGGCAGCATTGCCAACCGAGTTTATCGCTTTTCCAATACATATATTACTGTCTTTTTCTGTCGTCGCGTCACTACTCGACCGTGTGTCGATGCTTCGGTGACGACCAGCAACAACAAAATGAACAGTCAGCCCGTGCTACCGCGAATCACGTCGACCTAATGAGCTTTCTTGTAACGAATGCGTGTGCTTCCCCATTGCAGCTTTCCGTGCGTGTGGACATGAAGACTCAAACGCTCCTGTGCCTGTGCGGCCTGTCGCTGGTGCCTCTGCTGCTGAGCATCGAGGCGCGAAGTCTAGCCTCGATCAAGGAGAGGAGCGACAACCAGGTGACCGGGCGCACGGGCATGCTGTCGCGCTTCGAGCCGCTCATCTCGAACATGGTGGTACCCTTCCTGGTGGCCACCGGTGTCGTCAGCCTGGTGCGCATGGTGCCCTCGGTGGTATCGCAGATACCCAACGTATTCGGCTTCGCCAAGCGCCACGGCTACACGGAGCTGCCCCGCGAGGTGCTCGAGATAATGCAGATGCTCGACGGAGCAAACATCAAGTACGATGTGGTGAGTGCTTCCGGAGGATCGGCTTCGATTTCGACTCTTTCCCCAATGACGGACCATCAATTAAAATGACGCCGCTTCAAGTGTGCTCGAGGGTAAGGGTACGGTCACTAGATGGCAGAGCATGGCCGTAGGCCAGTCGTGAGATCTCTCAAAACGCGTCACAAACGAGATGACCAAAACGAGTTTGGTGGAGACCCTTGAAACCAGAGATGATATATAACCACCTCTCATCTCAGCCCAGCAGTCTGATTATACGTACGTTTAGGGAGAGTTTCTCTTTTCACACTGGTGTTGACATTGCACGCTTGAGCTTTGGTTCAGCGTATTCTGTTATACCCTGTTGTTATAACTTTATACGTATATAAGGGAAATCCGAGATCTGCTGTGAGAAAGCAGGAAGCACCGTTCGGCTAAAAGGTGTTACATCACACTCAAATTTGGTAAATCACGCCAGCATTGACATGATTACATATACGACTCTTTGTCAGGTGCCTTTGTGCAAAAGTAGCATTACTGAAGATTATCCCACGTGCGCAAAAAAATCTTTTTGGTGCATATTTTATCCTTTCTACCAAACAGTGAAGTGTTTAGCCGTAAACCGCAGCTCTATTAAGACTGCGGTAGTAAAGTAATGGGCACGCATGCGACCGGGTAAGCTCAAATGTCGTTTTCGAATTATATGACATCATTTTATTCTTCGTCTTAAAGCCCTGAAATATTCGTCTAATACTAGTATAAGAATGCCTCGAGATGTGGCTCAGCGGAGGTAATTTTGTAAGATAAGAAAGTTCGAAAGATCTATAACAACATTGGTTGTCTTCCTGccttcccctccctctctctaacttatctttctattccctctttcccgtcccccagagtagggtagccagtCAGACGCATttttggttaacatccctgccttctctcgtTGTTTCCTCCTCCTTTAGTAAGAAGGCTTTACTCTTGCATTGAACGTAGACGTGAAGTCCTTCAGGGCATTTCACATTCGTCGATGGTGGTAGAGATTTCCCCGCCTCCTCTTCTCTATAGCCCGTCCCCCACTTCCCTTACTTCAGAATATAGGCTACGAGCCCGTTCATTCgccaaaaaaaattaatttcctTCGCTTCCTGATAAAAATTCGTTCTTTCATCGTTTCTCGTGTTATAATTTAGCTCAAAGGGCGATAAAACTTCTACAAACATAATACTGCGTCCCTTGAACTCAGCCTTCCCGTATACCTATAGTTGTTTTTGAGCCTTTCTTGCGCTCTTCCTCGTTCCAAGATGTTATATTTGAGGCCTAATACTAATCATCTTGCGTCATAAGATAAGGATGTATTCCAGCTTCTTGCAAGAGTCTAGATCGGCATCTCTGCATGTTCGCTGGAGTCAACGGGTTTTCTGCCCTGTTCTCTTATTTTTAGTTTT
This Dermacentor albipictus isolate Rhodes 1998 colony chromosome 1, USDA_Dalb.pri_finalv2, whole genome shotgun sequence DNA region includes the following protein-coding sequences:
- the LOC135907170 gene encoding uncharacterized protein: MKTQTLLCLCGLSLVPLLLSIEARSLASIKERSDNQVTGRTGMLSRFEPLISNMVVPFLVATGVVSLVRMVPSVVSQIPNVFGFAKRHGYTELPREVLEIMQMLDGANIKYDVQQQQPQQHVYHTTNQRYPLYHQQQIYKAAAAAATSSSKPHSQQG